The stretch of DNA TGCTGCCATAGCATCAATACTTGTAGCAATAGCAAGGGTTAATAATATTTTGTGTGAAACTTTTGTTATCTCTTCTTCAACTGGTTCTGAAAAGGCTTCATAAATCATTTTTCCACCAATTATAAGTAAAAGAATAAAGGCAATCCAAAAATCATAGCCACCAATAATATCTTGTAAACCAACACCACCTGCATAACCAATAAATGGCATTAAAGCTTGAAAGATACCAAAATATAAACCTGCAACAATTGCAAGGCTTTTTATCTTTTCTTTGTTTTTTATTCCTAAACCAATAGAAACAGCAAATGCATCCATACTAAGTGCAATACTTAAGATAATAACTTCTAACATTTTATAAGGTCCTCTTTTTTATAAGAAAGTGAAATTATAGTCAAAAGTAAAAAAGTAACTGCTGAAAATAAAAAAGGTATTTCAGGTTTTATTTCATAAAGTAATGTACTTAATAATGGTCCTATAATTATTCCTAATCCTTGTGCAGCAGAAACTGTTCCTGCTGCAACTCCTTGCTCATGTTCTTGCACACTATTTGCAGTGATTGCTAAAAATGCAGGCATTAACATTCCTAAGCCAACAGTTCCAATACTAAATGCAATTGTTAGTTGAAGTTGTGTTGTAATAATGCTAACTAAAAAATAACCACTAGCACAAAGAATTGAGCCTAGTGTTAGCCAAGTATAAGAAGAAATATTTTTTAATTTTGAAACAGCAATTTGTGTTATTATAAAAACAACACCAATAACGGCTAAAATATATCCTGTACTTTTTGCTGCTTCAATCTCTCCTAAATAGAATTTATCAAGTATAAAAAAGCCAATACAAACTTGTGAGGTTACGATACTATACATAGTAAAAAATGAAGTTATCATAGGAAGTCTTAATCGTTTATCTAAAAAATGAATAGGTTTTTCTTGAGTCTTTTCTCTTTTTTTACTTGGTTCTAATTTAAAGTATATAATTACAACAGCAACTAGAGGCAAAATAGCTGCAAAATATAAAGGTGTAGTTAATCCATATATAGCAAGTGCTCCCCCAGCCATTGGTCCTATAATCATTCCGATTCCATTTGCTGCTCCTAAGCTTGCCATATAAGAAGTTCTTTTTCTAGGTTCAACTTTATCTGCAATTAAAGCATTTGAAACAGGAGGAATAGCAGAATAAAATACTCCAATCATAACTCTGGCAAAAACTAAAGCACTAAGTGAAATAATAACAGTAGGTGGAGTTATCATGGCATAGTTTACAAAGCCTGCTAAAAATAAGTAAGAAAGAAAAAATCCAAATATTGTAAAGACTAGAATATTTTTTCTTCCATAATAATCACTTTTTTTACCCCAAAATCTTGAAAGTAAAACCCAAGCAACTCCTGCAAGAGCGACCATAAGTCCTGCGTGCCACTCTTGTAGATTTAACTTTCTAATTATTGGTCCTACGACAGCTAAAAAAGCCATCATAGAAGATACACATAAAATATTAACTGCCATTAAAGGCTTGATTTCTTTCATTTTTATTCCTTTTTAAAATAAATTCAATTTTTGTAGAAAAATAAATAGAGAATAAGCCTATAAAGGCACAAATTATAATTACCTTTTCATAACCTAGAACACCTGATAAAGAAACAGACATAGAGCTAAAGAAAATTCCAGAGAACATATAAATACTATGTTGTATTGCAAATTGTGAGGCGGGAGATTTATTTGAAGATAAGTCCATCATTAAGGTTGTCATTAATACTTGTGATGGAGTATAAAATAAAAATATAAACCCTACAATAAACATCACAAGGAACTCATTTTCATGGTATTTAAAAATTAAGAATAGCATTAAGATACCAACTATTTGTCCTATTGCTGCAACTATCAAGATGATTTTTCTTCCAAATTTGTTTATTAAAAAGGAAGTGGCAAATGAGGCTAAAAAACCTATTCCATAACCTACAATGTGAACAGCAAAACCTATTTTGTCTAAACTCCAATTTAAATCAACTAGTAAAGGAGTAGTTATTCCAAAAGCTGAAGAGATAGTTATTGGATAAAGGAAAAGTAAAATAAACCATAGTTTTTTTTCTTTTGTTTTCCAAAAAGTAAGATATTGTTTATAATCTACTTTCTCAATAAAGTTTGCATGTTTCATCTTTGGTTCTGAATAAATAAATATTTGAATAAGAGAGATTGCTGTTAATATAGCCATAATAAACATAGTAGGGTGCCAGCCTAATTTTGAATAAAGAATTAAACCAAAGCCTCCACCTAAAATCATTCCAATAAGTCCACCCGCAGCTTTAATTCCATTTATTAAAGAGCGTTGTCTTTTAAAGGTTACTTTAAATGCAAAGGCATCTAAAGCAATATTTTGTGATGCTGCAAAAAAAGCGAAAAATACAGATAGAATTATTATTAGAGGTAGATTTTTATCTATATGTAATAAAGCAATAAAAAGAAGTGTAATAACCATCAGTGACTGGAAAATAAGAATCCAAGCACGATAATGCCCCATTTTTTTAAAGTATATCTTATCTATAAATGGAGCCCATAAAAACCTAAATACCCAAAAAAGACCTAGCATGTATATAAAACCAAGGTTTTCTAATGAAACTCCATTTTGTCTTAAAATCCCAATGAAGGCTTCAATAAAGAAGCCTAAACCTAAGAATTGAGTAGTATAAAGACTAAACAATAAAAATATAGTATTCCAAGTTAGTTTTTTTTTCATTTGATACTACTTTTTACATCCCACTCTTTTACTCTTTGTTGCGCTTGGAACATGGCATAATATTTATCTTTTTTGTTAAATAATTCTTGGTGGGTACCGTGTTCTTTAATATGACCATCTTCTACTACTAGGATATTATCAGCATGGGCAATAGTAGAAAGTCTATGGGCTATGACAATTACAGTTTTGTCTTTGATAAGTTCATCTAAAGCATTTTGAACAGCTACTTCACTTTCTGTGTCTAGTGCTGAGGTGGGTTCATCAAGTATTACAATAGGTGCATCTTTTAAAATAGCTCTTGCAATAGAAATACGTTGACGTTCTCCTCCACTTAAACTTCCACCAATTTCCCCAACTTTTGTTTCATATCCATGGGGAAGACGTGAAACAAACTCATGACAAAATGCAGCTTTAGAAGCAGCTAATACTTCCTCATCACTTGCCTTTGGTTTTCCCATACGAATATTATTTAAAATAGTGTCATCAAATAAATAGACATCTTGAAATACTACAGAGATATAACTCATTAAAGTAGTTTGCTTCATGCTTCTAATATCTACGTCACCAATTTTTACTAGACCTTTTTGTGGGTCATCATATCTCATAATTAGTTTTGTAATTGTTGTCTTACCACTTCCTGATGGTCCAACTATTGCAGTAAGTGAGTTGTCTTTGATTTCAAGATTTAAACTTTCTAAACTATTTTTTGTATTTCCTTCATAAGCAAAATCTACATTTTCAAAGTTAATATTAAATTTTTTAGGTTTTTGTTTTGGTTCTTTTATAAAAAACTCTTTTATATCTAAAAGTTTTCGAATATGTTTAAAAGAAGCTTCCATAATATCTAAAACACTTGCAACTGCTAAAAAGTTTGCTAAAGGTTCAGATAGTCTTCCTAAAATAATAAGTAAAGCAATTAAAGCTCCTATACTAAACTCTTCATTAGTAATATAAATACTTCCTAAAACAAGAACAAATAAAAACAAAAACTCAATTAGAGTATTCATTATAATCATTGGAAGAGTAGAAGCAAAAACACCTTTTTTTTGTACTTCTCTTAAATTAGTTATAGATTTTTGAAGGTTTTGTGCATTTTCACCTACTTGGTTTACAGCTCTTAAAATAGGTAAACCTTGAATATATTCAATAGTATCTGCTTCAAGTTTTGCATGAGCTTTTATTCCTTCTGTTTTATCCCATTTTGTTTTTTTTCTACTCCAATAATAAACAGGAATAGCAAAAGGAATAGCAATAAGAAGAGCTAATGCCATACTAGGGTCTATAAAAAATGTTGCTAAAATTATCACAAGAGGCACAATAAGAACTTCAAAAAACATTCCTGAAACTATTCCCATATGAAGAATTGATTCATCAACATTTTGTGCTAAAATAGAGTTTAATTCTCCAGTTCTATATTTGTATAGATTTTGAAGAGGCATAGTTTTTATTTTTTCTCCAAGTTTTATTCTTAGTTCATGGGTTATTTGTACAATATCTTTTGAGTATTGAAAACCTGAACCTAACCACCGAAAAAAGAAAGAGATTAAACTAAGTATGCAAATTGCTCCAAGCCAAAATAGACTTTTCTTTATACTAAATTCACTTGTAAAAATATTATTTAATAAAGGGAAAAATAGAGCAAAAGCTAAACCTTGAAAAACATAAGCAAGAATAAAATATAAAAAACTTCTTTTCACTAATCTATCGTTCTTTCCTGCTATATTGATAGTTGTCTCATAAGATTCTTTAAATGAAGATACTTTTTCATTATTCATTTTCTTTTCCTTTTTCTAAGTTCCATTGACTTGCTTTTTCATAGTTATCCCATAACTTTTTGTAGATAGATTTATTTTCTAATAGCTCTTCGTGTTTGCCTATTTCACTTATTTCTCCTTGGTTAAACACTACTATTTGGTCAGCATTTTTTATAGTTGAAAGGCGGTGAGCTATCATAATAACTGTTTTATTTACAGTTAGGTTTGCTAAGGCTTTAACTATCTCTTCTTCATTTTCTGGGTCTGCAAAAGCAGTTGCTTCATCAAGTACTACAATAGGAGTGTCTCTTAAAATTGCACGGGCTATTGTGATACGTTGTTTTTGTCCCCCTGAAAGGTTTGTTCCTCTATCTCCTGCTTTAGTTTCATAAGCTTTTGGAAGGCTTTCAATAAAATCATGTATTTGGGCTGCTTTTGCTGCTTTTATTACCTCTTCTTTGGTTGCATTTTGATTTGCTATTTTAATATTGTTGTAGATTGTGTCTTGAAAAAGAAAGGTATCTTGAAATACAAAAGAGACAGTATTCATTAAAACTTGTGGCTCTATATCTTTAATATTTACTCCTCCTATACAAATCTCTCCTTTACTTACATCCCAAAATCTAGGAATAAGTTTTGCAATGGTACTTTTTCCTGCACCACTTGGACCTACTAAAGCTGTGACACTTCCACTTTCTATTTTAAAGTTTATATTTTTTAGAGCATAGTTTTTTTCTACATTTTCATATTTAAAGAATACATCTTTAAACTCTAAATCAAAACTTGTTGGAGTTTGTACATTTTTAGATACAGGCAAAGTAGGGATATCTAATACTTCTTGAATCTTTAATGCTGAGGCTTGAGATTTTTTGATAAAGTTTTGAAGCCACATTAAAGGCATCATGGCATCTGCCATACCAGTACTTAAAAAAAGTGCAGAAATTAAAGCAAAAAGTTCTAATGACCCAGCGTTTAAAAGAATAACTCCTGTAAATAAAACGGCTAAAAGTGTAGGAAGTGGACTTAAGATTATCATTCCTAGTTTTGCAGGAATTGCACTTATTTTCATCCAATTATTTAAGTTCTCTTTATATGCATGAAGTGAGTTATTATATCGTTTGAAAGAACTTGTTCCATCATCAAAAGTTCTTACTACTGGCATAGCTTGTGCGAACTCAATTACTGCTTTATTGATATCACTTTGGCTTTGGTCATATTTTTCTCTTAGTTCTTTTGAATCTCTCATAGCATAAGCCATAGCAAGCCAACCAAGAATTAAAATAGAGATACTAGCAAGGGCTAGTCTAAAATCTATTATAAATAGAACTATTAGTGTTGTAATAGGAGCAAGTACACTTTTTGCTATCATAGGAACACTGTCCGCTACAAAAGTATGTAAACTTCTAACATCATTTTGCATTACTTTTTTTAGTGTTCCAGAACCATTTGAAATAATATATCCCAAAGGAACTTCTGCTAAATGTTGGGCTAGTTTAGTACGTAAAATTTGTTCTAATCTAAATGCTCCTAAGTGAGAAACTACAAAAGCATAAAATCTTGATACAAAAGCTATACTTGTCATTATTGCTAATAATACAATTGTATTTACAAGGTCAAGTTTTATATCAAAGATTTCTAGGGGAGTGCCTTGCATAATATTTGTTAAAGTTAAAGATAAAATGATAAGTGTAGCAATTAAAGATAAGCTTCCAATTGCTGCTAAAAGCATTGCTAAACGTATCTCAAACATTACAGGTTTCATAATAGCCCATAGTCCATGTTTTTTATTTGTTTGTTTATTCATTATTGATTCCTAAGATTGTTTTGAGCTTAATAGATATTGATAAACCTATCAATATCTATTAGTTATGTGGGATGATTTTTATAGGAGGTATTGATTAGAAACTATATTTAATACCGATTCCAAATCTTCTAGGCTCATTAAATCCAACCCAAGATGTACCGGGCTTAGACATATATGAACTTACATAATCTTCATCTGTTATATTGTTGATATAACTAAATACATCAAAGCTTTTTGTTTTGTAACCAACTTTTATATTAGAAGTGATTCCTCCATCTGCTTCAACTAAATTGTCATTATCTGCTCCATCAATAAAAGCTGTTTTCCCTCGAGCATGAATATCAAGTCTTCCATACAGACCTTTTTCTTGCATATATGCAAGACCAAGGCTTGCTGTATATCTAGGTGTTCCTTCTATTCTTTCTCCATCATAGTTTCTTGTTCCATTATCATATTCATCGTATTTTGCATTTATTAAACCAAAGGCTGCTGATAATTGTAAGTTGTCTGTGATATAGTATGAACCATCAAGCTCAATTCCTTGTGAGTGGGCTTTTTCTGCATTACTTGTAGCAAATACAGTTCCTCCCATAAGTTGTTTGTAAACATGAATATCTTTTATATCCATTTTAAAAATTGCAAAATTGATAGCATAGTCTTCACCTAAGTGTTTTAAACCGATTTCATAGTTAGTTGATTTTTGTGCTTCAAAGCTATTTTGAGAACTATCATCACTAGAAGGGTAGTAATTAAATCCTCCTGGCATATATCCTTTTGAAACAGAGATATAACTTGTAGTATCATTGTTTATGTGATACATTAATGCAAGCTTTGGTAAGAATGTATTCCAAGTTTTTTCATCCTTGTAATTAACATCAGGATTAGCCATACCTGACCAACTAGATTTAGCTGTTACATCAATATCTTTTTTTATTTTTTGGTATCGACCTCCTAAAGTTAACTCAAAGTCTTCACCTAAAGGAATCATTGTTTGTCCAAAAATAGCTTGTGTCTTACTGTTTGCTTTAGAGTTAGCATCCCCTGTAAAAACTCCTCCCATATATAGTTGTTCTGCTCCATAGGGACCTTGCGATCTATCTTCTTTATCAAAATATAAACCAGTAATCCATTTGATATCCTGATTTTTACTAGAAAGTCTTAACTCTTGAGTCCATGTTTTTAGTTCAGTATAGTTAAACTGACCTAATCCATCACTTGGTGTATTTGAAAAATTATCAGTATCATACTCTCCATCAAAATCAACTCTTTTATGTGTTGTTATTGATTCAAGTCTCATTTTTTCAAACTCATAACTTAGGTTTAAATTCTCTGATTTTACCTTTGTTCTTTCGTAAGCTGGAACATCAAAACTTACATTTTCAGCATCTTCTCGTTTTAGTTTATTTATATCAATAGATGGGTCAGCACTAAAACCATCCATAAAATAGTCTTTTTCATAATTATTTGTCATAGTTATTTTTGCAGAGAATTTTTCATTTGGTTCAAAAAGTAAGAAAGCACTTGTTTTTCTATCACTTTTTTTATTTGCATCTTCATCCATTCCTGAATAATTATTTGTAATCCAACCATCCTCTTTTTTAAAAGAACCATTAATCCCTGCAAAAAGTTTATTTTCAATAATAGCTCCACTAGTATTGAATGAAGTTTTATAAAGGTTGTCACTTCCATACTCTGCTAGAAGACTTCCGCTCCATTCATTTGTTGGAGCTTTAGTTATGATATTAATAACAGCACCAATTGCATCTTTACCATATAGTGTACCTTGTGGACCTCTTAATACTTCAATTCTTTCAATATTTTCTAGTGATGGATTAAAGTCAACTCTATCATAATATGGCACCCCATCAACATATATTACTACGGGATTGTTATTTGTAAACATTGAAGTATTTAGCCCTCTAAAAGAACTCATTCCTCCATTTGTAGAGTTTTGAAAATTCATATTTGGGATTTCCTTGATTACTTCAGAGATTTTTTTAATCCCTTTTTCTTCAATTACTGTACCATCAATTACTGTGATACTTTGGGGAACATCCTTGATATTTTCTTCTACTTTATTTGCAGTAACTGTAATACTATCAAGATTTGTTGCATTTGTATTTTTAGTATTGTTTGCATATAGTAAAGTACTACAAACTAAAGATAAAAATACTAGCTTTTTAGTTCTTCTCATAATTTTTCCTTGTCTTATTATGTATTATGTTTTAAAATGCTAGAATTATAATGATAATCATAATTAAAAACAAATCAAAAGTTAATATAAAAGGATTTTTTTTTAATATAAAGGTATTTTTAATGTCATATAAAGTAAATCTTGAAAATTTTGATGAGTTTATGCTTGAATCAAATAGTTCCGAAACAATAAATTTTAAGCTACCTAAGAATCTTGGTTCTTTCGTAAGTAAAAAAGAGATTGTAAGTAAAGACATTCTTATGTTTAAAACAGAGACTAGTTTCAATGAAAGATTAACATTAAGCTCTAGGTCTTTTGTCTCAGGTCTTTCTATAGTTGTTAATTTAGGAGGAAAGTTTAACTATCTAGATAAAAGTAACAATAAAACTTTGAATATAAAAGAAAATAGAATAATCACTAAATATATAAATGAATATGATTCTGTATTGGATTTTGATAAAAACTCAAAAAATAATAGCCTATGCCTTATTTTAAGGGATGAGTTTTTAGAGAAATACTTTTTAAATAAAATTGAAAACACAGATGAGTTATTTAAAAACTATAGAAACAATGTTTCAACAACCTTTGAAAAACAGTTTCAAAACTATAAGATTGTTTCTCTTGCAAAAGAGCTATATAACTCACCTTTTGAAGGGGAATTAAATAACCTGTATATTCAAAGTAAAGTTTTTGAGTTAATATATGAAGAGTTGAACTCTATCGTAAATGAGCATAATAATTTATGTGATTGTGGATGTTCAAAAATAAATTATGAGGATAAGCTTGCTTTATACAAAGCAAAAGAGTTAATAGAAAAAGCAGATGAATTTTATAGTTTAGAACAGCTTTGTAAAAAAGTAGCAATAAATGAGTTTAAATTAAAGTTTGGTTTTAAAGAGCTTTTTGATACAACTCCTGGGGCTTTAGTTTTAAAAACTAGGATGGAAAAAGCAAAAGTTTTACTAAGTACTGGAGAGTACAATATTTCAGAAGTTTCAAAAATAATTGGATACAAATATCAGCAAAGCTTCTCAACTGCTTTTTTTAAGTATTTTGGTGTGTTACCTAAAGACTTAGTAAAAAGAAGGAAGTATTATTAAACTCTTCCTTCATAAGCATTTTGAATTTCTAAAAACTCATCCAAGTTTTCTAAGAATAAATCAATTAAAGTAGGGTCAAAATGTTTAGCTCTCTCTTCTTTAAATAGAGCAATAATTCTATCTAGTTCCCAAGCTTTTTTATAAGGTCTTTCGTGGGCTAAGGCATCAAAAACATCACAAATAGCAGTAATTCTTCCATAAATATGAATGTCTTCACCACTTAAACCTCTAGGGTAGCCACTTCCGTCCCATTTTTCATGGTGTTCATACGCAACAATAGCTGAAGCTTTTAATATATCTCTTGTAGAGTTTTTAAGAAGTTCATAACCTATTTGAGCGTGTTCTTTCATTGTCTCATACTCTTGGGCTGTAAGCTTTCCTGGTTTATTTAATATAGAATCAGGAATACCAACTTTTCCAATATCATGCATAGGACTTGCAAGTCTTAAAATCTCTGCTTCATCTTTTGATAAACCGAATTTAAGAGCAAGTAGTTTTGAGTATTCTGCAACACGTTTTACATGAAAACCAGTCTCTTTTGACCTTGTTTCCCCAATTTCACCCATTGTATAAATTACTTCTCTTTGAGTCTCTTCTAGTTCTTCATGTAGTTCAATTACTTTTGTAATATCAAGTCTTATTCCA from Arcobacter sp. F155 encodes:
- a CDS encoding manganese efflux pump MntP family protein; translation: MLEVIILSIALSMDAFAVSIGLGIKNKEKIKSLAIVAGLYFGIFQALMPFIGYAGGVGLQDIIGGYDFWIAFILLLIIGGKMIYEAFSEPVEEEITKVSHKILLTLAIATSIDAMAAGFSLHLFNLNVYLSLAIIGITTFIFSILGVYLGVKGGAKYESKAEILGGVILIIIGFKILLQNLLV
- a CDS encoding MFS transporter, which codes for MKEIKPLMAVNILCVSSMMAFLAVVGPIIRKLNLQEWHAGLMVALAGVAWVLLSRFWGKKSDYYGRKNILVFTIFGFFLSYLFLAGFVNYAMITPPTVIISLSALVFARVMIGVFYSAIPPVSNALIADKVEPRKRTSYMASLGAANGIGMIIGPMAGGALAIYGLTTPLYFAAILPLVAVVIIYFKLEPSKKREKTQEKPIHFLDKRLRLPMITSFFTMYSIVTSQVCIGFFILDKFYLGEIEAAKSTGYILAVIGVVFIITQIAVSKLKNISSYTWLTLGSILCASGYFLVSIITTQLQLTIAFSIGTVGLGMLMPAFLAITANSVQEHEQGVAAGTVSAAQGLGIIIGPLLSTLLYEIKPEIPFLFSAVTFLLLTIISLSYKKEDLIKC
- a CDS encoding MFS transporter; translation: MKKKLTWNTIFLLFSLYTTQFLGLGFFIEAFIGILRQNGVSLENLGFIYMLGLFWVFRFLWAPFIDKIYFKKMGHYRAWILIFQSLMVITLLFIALLHIDKNLPLIIILSVFFAFFAASQNIALDAFAFKVTFKRQRSLINGIKAAGGLIGMILGGGFGLILYSKLGWHPTMFIMAILTAISLIQIFIYSEPKMKHANFIEKVDYKQYLTFWKTKEKKLWFILLFLYPITISSAFGITTPLLVDLNWSLDKIGFAVHIVGYGIGFLASFATSFLINKFGRKIILIVAAIGQIVGILMLFLIFKYHENEFLVMFIVGFIFLFYTPSQVLMTTLMMDLSSNKSPASQFAIQHSIYMFSGIFFSSMSVSLSGVLGYEKVIIICAFIGLFSIYFSTKIEFILKRNKNERNQAFNGS
- a CDS encoding ABC transporter ATP-binding protein encodes the protein MNNEKVSSFKESYETTINIAGKNDRLVKRSFLYFILAYVFQGLAFALFFPLLNNIFTSEFSIKKSLFWLGAICILSLISFFFRWLGSGFQYSKDIVQITHELRIKLGEKIKTMPLQNLYKYRTGELNSILAQNVDESILHMGIVSGMFFEVLIVPLVIILATFFIDPSMALALLIAIPFAIPVYYWSRKKTKWDKTEGIKAHAKLEADTIEYIQGLPILRAVNQVGENAQNLQKSITNLREVQKKGVFASTLPMIIMNTLIEFLFLFVLVLGSIYITNEEFSIGALIALLIILGRLSEPLANFLAVASVLDIMEASFKHIRKLLDIKEFFIKEPKQKPKKFNINFENVDFAYEGNTKNSLESLNLEIKDNSLTAIVGPSGSGKTTITKLIMRYDDPQKGLVKIGDVDIRSMKQTTLMSYISVVFQDVYLFDDTILNNIRMGKPKASDEEVLAASKAAFCHEFVSRLPHGYETKVGEIGGSLSGGERQRISIARAILKDAPIVILDEPTSALDTESEVAVQNALDELIKDKTVIVIAHRLSTIAHADNILVVEDGHIKEHGTHQELFNKKDKYYAMFQAQQRVKEWDVKSSIK
- a CDS encoding ABC transporter ATP-binding protein, yielding MNKQTNKKHGLWAIMKPVMFEIRLAMLLAAIGSLSLIATLIILSLTLTNIMQGTPLEIFDIKLDLVNTIVLLAIMTSIAFVSRFYAFVVSHLGAFRLEQILRTKLAQHLAEVPLGYIISNGSGTLKKVMQNDVRSLHTFVADSVPMIAKSVLAPITTLIVLFIIDFRLALASISILILGWLAMAYAMRDSKELREKYDQSQSDINKAVIEFAQAMPVVRTFDDGTSSFKRYNNSLHAYKENLNNWMKISAIPAKLGMIILSPLPTLLAVLFTGVILLNAGSLELFALISALFLSTGMADAMMPLMWLQNFIKKSQASALKIQEVLDIPTLPVSKNVQTPTSFDLEFKDVFFKYENVEKNYALKNINFKIESGSVTALVGPSGAGKSTIAKLIPRFWDVSKGEICIGGVNIKDIEPQVLMNTVSFVFQDTFLFQDTIYNNIKIANQNATKEEVIKAAKAAQIHDFIESLPKAYETKAGDRGTNLSGGQKQRITIARAILRDTPIVVLDEATAFADPENEEEIVKALANLTVNKTVIMIAHRLSTIKNADQIVVFNQGEISEIGKHEELLENKSIYKKLWDNYEKASQWNLEKGKENE
- a CDS encoding TonB-dependent receptor; its protein translation is MRRTKKLVFLSLVCSTLLYANNTKNTNATNLDSITVTANKVEENIKDVPQSITVIDGTVIEEKGIKKISEVIKEIPNMNFQNSTNGGMSSFRGLNTSMFTNNNPVVIYVDGVPYYDRVDFNPSLENIERIEVLRGPQGTLYGKDAIGAVINIITKAPTNEWSGSLLAEYGSDNLYKTSFNTSGAIIENKLFAGINGSFKKEDGWITNNYSGMDEDANKKSDRKTSAFLLFEPNEKFSAKITMTNNYEKDYFMDGFSADPSIDINKLKREDAENVSFDVPAYERTKVKSENLNLSYEFEKMRLESITTHKRVDFDGEYDTDNFSNTPSDGLGQFNYTELKTWTQELRLSSKNQDIKWITGLYFDKEDRSQGPYGAEQLYMGGVFTGDANSKANSKTQAIFGQTMIPLGEDFELTLGGRYQKIKKDIDVTAKSSWSGMANPDVNYKDEKTWNTFLPKLALMYHINNDTTSYISVSKGYMPGGFNYYPSSDDSSQNSFEAQKSTNYEIGLKHLGEDYAINFAIFKMDIKDIHVYKQLMGGTVFATSNAEKAHSQGIELDGSYYITDNLQLSAAFGLINAKYDEYDNGTRNYDGERIEGTPRYTASLGLAYMQEKGLYGRLDIHARGKTAFIDGADNDNLVEADGGITSNIKVGYKTKSFDVFSYINNITDEDYVSSYMSKPGTSWVGFNEPRRFGIGIKYSF
- a CDS encoding AraC family transcriptional regulator, with protein sequence MSYKVNLENFDEFMLESNSSETINFKLPKNLGSFVSKKEIVSKDILMFKTETSFNERLTLSSRSFVSGLSIVVNLGGKFNYLDKSNNKTLNIKENRIITKYINEYDSVLDFDKNSKNNSLCLILRDEFLEKYFLNKIENTDELFKNYRNNVSTTFEKQFQNYKIVSLAKELYNSPFEGELNNLYIQSKVFELIYEELNSIVNEHNNLCDCGCSKINYEDKLALYKAKELIEKADEFYSLEQLCKKVAINEFKLKFGFKELFDTTPGALVLKTRMEKAKVLLSTGEYNISEVSKIIGYKYQQSFSTAFFKYFGVLPKDLVKRRKYY